In a single window of the Petrotoga olearia DSM 13574 genome:
- a CDS encoding YaaR family protein → MEIDPITGKKTDKEMKKKKIKKSKDHNISTSEVREKEGFFDVLVDTNLKISESELKSMIDNILKLGNYFVKSPTQANLRGYRNSIKDFLKRLEKHWYVIKNDLDFKNSTPQLHMVAEVVDGKLMELTDMILKREKNTLLYASKIEQINGLILDLYK, encoded by the coding sequence ATGGAGATAGATCCTATTACTGGAAAGAAAACTGATAAAGAGATGAAAAAGAAAAAGATAAAAAAATCAAAAGATCACAATATTTCTACTTCTGAAGTAAGGGAAAAAGAAGGTTTTTTCGATGTACTGGTCGATACGAATTTAAAAATTTCCGAAAGTGAATTAAAGAGTATGATTGATAATATTCTTAAACTTGGAAATTACTTTGTGAAGTCTCCAACTCAAGCTAATTTAAGAGGATACAGAAATTCCATCAAAGATTTCCTAAAAAGATTGGAAAAACATTGGTATGTGATAAAAAACGATCTTGATTTTAAAAACTCAACACCTCAACTACATATGGTTGCAGAGGTAGTTGATGGCAAACTCATGGAATTGACTGATATGATTTTAAAAAGAGAGAAAAATACATTACTATATGCATCGAAAATCGAACAAATAAACGGATTGATTTTAGATTTGTACAAATAA